The Halotia branconii CENA392 region CTTTGGCCCTGGAGAACTGTTTGTTCCCCAAGGGATAGCGGTGGATAGCCAAGGGAATACCCTCATAGCTAACGGACGCGGTGTTAACCCCGATGGTACTCCTAACTACAACCTTGGTAACAAAATTGAAATATTTAATCCTAGCGGTCAGTATATTGGAGCAATTGGCTCCGGTGGTACAGGACCTGGGCAGTTTGACGAGCCAACAACTGTAGACTTTAGTCCAGTAACAGGGGATCTGTATTCAGGTGACGTTTACAACAACCGCATCAATCAATTCGATTCTCAGGGTAACTTTATTAGATCCTTTGCAAATGGAGAATTTACTCCTCTAGTAGAGGGTAGATTGTTCTTTGGACCATCTGGTTTGACATTTGACAAAGATGGCAACGTGTACGTTGGTGATTTTAACGGCGAAAGGATTCTTAAATATACATCAGACGGACAGCAACTTGGTGTCATTGGTGGTACTAGAGGCACTGCACCTGGACAATTTCAAGGTGTAGCAGGTGTAAGAATTTCTCCAGTTAGTGGAAATATCTTTGTAGCTGACCAGTATAATAACCGCGTTCAAGTACTTGATCCAAATGGTAATCCTCTGTTGGCATTTGGTTCAGCAGGTAGCGAACCTGGACAGCTTCTTCAGCCAATTGGCATCGAAGTGGACGACCAAGAGAATGTTTATGTAGCTGATTCTATCAACAGCCGCGTACAGGTGTTTGATAAAAACGGTAACTTCTTGACTTCCTTCGGTCAACCAGCCCTAGATGCATCAGGGAACCCAGTCCCGCCTCCAGCATTAACCGGCCCTCCTTTTGGCGACCCCCTCGACCTCACTCCCGGCAGATTTAACTGGACGGGTGGTACAAGCTACAAAGACGGCAAACTCTATGTGGGCGATTTCTTCCAAGGTCGCGTTCAAGTATTAAACGTAGAAGATAGAGCAAAAGTGCCTGAACCTAATTCAGCATTAGGTTTGGCGTTGCTTGGGCTTGGAGCTACTACTGTTACATTGAGAAAACGTCGTCAGCAAAAGCCAGTCATTACTTTGGAGAAAGCATAAGAAAATAGGACTTACGCAACAACTCTCTAAAACCTTCTTAACTTAGTGTCCTACCCTGCGGGAAGCTGCAAAGCGTCTATGTGTCCTTTGTGGTAGCCTGCGGCAAGCCCTTCGGTCTACGTTTTTCCATAATTTTGCGTAAGTCCTGCTTAGGAACAAGAAACCCTCAAAGTTTATATAAATAAATGTCATGTCTGCTGTAATTCATCTAGACCTAACTAGTATTAACGACTTACTGCGTCACTGGATTGTACTGCAAGTTACTCAAGAAGCTGTTACTTGGCTAGATGAAAAGCAAGAGCAGATTGCCAAAGGTGCTAGTACGCGAGTATTTTTCACGGCATTCAGCGCTGTGCCACGTTACACAGGTAAAAATCGGCTGAATCTAACTTTAAAAGACTTAAAAGCAGCTTCGGCAATTCAAACAGGTTGGTTTCCTGGTGATTGGACTGTAGACCAAGCAGCTCGCACATTATTAGTATTAACTTTGCCACAAGCTGATGTAGAGAAATACTTGCATATTTTAGAACAAGTGTTCATAACTGCTGATGTGGGGGAATTAGTTGCACTATATCAAGCTTTATCTTTGCTGCCTTATCCAGAACGTTTGAGGAAACGCGCTGCTGAAGGTGTTCGCAGTAATATGATAGCGGTTTTCAATGCGATCGCTTTACAAAATCCTTATCCAGCGCAGTATTTTGATACTCTGGCATGGAATCAGATGATATTAAAAGCTTTGTTTGTAGGGAGTCCTTTGCATTTAATTCAGGGTTTGGATTCTCGTGCTAACCCAGAGTTATCGAGAATGGTAGTTGATTATGCTCATGAACGTCATAGTGCTAACCGTTCTATACCTGCTGAATTGTGGCGATTAGTGGGATGAATTTAGCTCACGCAAAGGCGCAAAGGCGCAAAGAGTTTACCTAATTAATACTAAAAATATGATGTATATTGATCCTCACATTCACATGAGTTCTCGCACAACTGATGATTATGAAATGATGCGAAAGTCGGGAATTGTAGCGGTGATTGAACCGGCTTTTTGGTTAGGACAACCTCGTACTACTGTTGGTTCTTTTCAAGATTATTTCAGCAGTTTGGTTGGTTGGGAAAGATTTCGGGCTGCACAGTTTGGGATTAAGCATTACTGCACTATCGGCTTAAATTCTAAAGAAGCGAATAATGAAGCTTTGGCAGAACAAGTGATGGAATTGTTACCTTTATATGCTTGCAAGGAGGGTGTAGTTGCTATTGGTGAAATTGGCTATGATGATATGACACCAGCCGAAGATAAATACTTCCGCCTCCAGTTAGAATTGGCAAAAGAATTAAATATGTTGGTGATGATTCATACACCCCATCGTGATAAGAAAGCGGGTACAAGTCGCAGTATGGATGTGTGTATTGAACATGGTTTGAAGCCATCACAAGTAATCGTAGATCATAACAATGAAGAGACTGTTGCGGAAGTTTTAGAGCGAGGCTTCTGGGCAGCTTTCACAATTTACCCTAATACCAAAATGGGGAATGCCCGTATGGTAGAAGTTGTCCGCGAGTATGGCAGCGTTAGCGAAGCGGGACGTGATAACGTTCGTCGCATCATTGTAGATAGTAGCGCGGATTGGGGAGTTAGCGATCCTTTGGCTGTACCTAAGACTGCTTTACTGATGTTGGAAAGGGGAATTGCAGAAGCTGATGTACAAAAAGTTTGCTATCAAAATGCTCTTGCAGCTTACAGCCAAAGTGGTCAAATGCAAGAATCAGACTGGTTAAATTCAACTCCTATCGACCAGCGACAATTATTTAATGATAATTCTGTACTGCGAGGACAGCAACCATTAGTAGAGTCGCGCCATGATTATGCCCTCATTGAATGAAAATTATGAACACTGCAACATCAACTTTTGACCGCTGGTGGGCATATCTGCAATTGATGCGACCTGCTAATATTATTACCGCCTGGGCAGATATTATGGCTGGCTTTGCAGCTTCGGGGTATTTTGTTTTCAATCATCAGTTTAATCTAATTCCCCTGTTATGGTTGCTATTGGCTACCACTGGTTTGTACGGTGGAGGAATTGTATTTAATGATGTATTTGATGCCCAACTAGATGCCAAAGAACGACCAGAGCGACCGATACCTAGTGGTAGAGCATCTCTAAGTGGGGCAACTCTTCTTGGTATTATGCTGTTGAGTGTAGGTGTAGCAGCAGCTGCTCAAGTTTCTTGGTTAAGTGCTATTTTGGCTGTGGCGATCGCGTCCTTTGCTCTGTTGTATGATGCTTTTGGCAAACATAACTCTATTTTTGGTCCTATCAATATGGGAGTTTGCCGTGGAGGTAACTTATTACTAGGTGCAAGTGTTTTACCAATGGTACTCAAAGAATATTGGTTTTTAGCTTTGATTTCTATAGTATACATTGCTGCAATTACTATCCTCAGTCGGGGTGAAGTACACGGGGCAAAGCTGAACACCTCTGTAGTAGCGCTATCGCTCATTATTATAGTTATTGCCGGACTTTTAGGGTTAGGGCTATTACCAAATTATCAAGTTATTGCAGCATTACCATTTGTAGTTGTGTTCGCTGTGCGGGTGTTGTTGCCTTTTATCCAAGCAGTACGCAAACCTACCCCAGAGCAAATCCGTATTGCAGTTAAAGCTGGAGTTTTATCACTGATTGTTTTAGATAGTACTCTAGCAGCAGGTTTTGCAGGTGTTCTCTATGGCTTGATAGTTCTCAGCTTATTACCAATTTCGATAAAACTGGCACAAGTGTTTGCGGTGACTTAAAGCATAAATTTTACAATTTGGATTGATATGTGTTGGCGATTACGAAACGAATTATGGAAATACAGTTTTGTCAGTGGTCAGTAGTAAAGATGAAATTATAGGGTTAGGGTATTAAGCCAGATTTAAAACAACACTTCGACAAGCTACTTCGACTACGCTCAGCACAAGTCAGTGCATCGCTAACAACTAACAACTGACCCGCGTAGCGTAACAAAGCCAACATTTCAAGGTGCTTCTAGGAAATTAATAGCTCATGCCAATACCTCTGCCAAATTACGAGGGTTCAACGCCCGTAGAAACGGGATGAATGCGTCCTAAAGAAGTAAGCTTGGCAAAAATCTGGTTTAATAAAATAGGCTCAGGGATTTCTGGAAGCATTTTTAAAATTTCATGGATATATCGAAAGCCACGATAATGAGCCTTAAGGTCAATAATGCCGGAGCCGGGATTAATGAGGCGAAAATCAGCGAGAAGATGATGAGATAAATTAACCATAAAAAATGCGAAATTAGCAGCGTTAGTTACCGCAGTTTGCCTCAGATTCATAAAATCTTCCAACCCCCAAAACTGCTTTGCATCACGGAAGTTAAACTCGATTTGAAAGCGGAGTTTGTAATAATCAATTATTTTTTCAAATGATAATTCCAGGTCACTGGAGAATAGAACTACATGGCTACGAACATTAGTCTTAAGATTGGTTTTGACTAAAATCACTACATTTAGAGCTTGGGCAAATTCTTTGTGAAGGAGAGTGGCTTGATAAATATCACTTTGAATCTCATCCTCAATGCTACTTTTAGATAAATATTTGTCAGGTATATTACTATAGTCTAGTTTGTCACCGTATTTACGACGAGAGCGTTTATGATAGTCAGGATTTTCATAAGGGATATATAATGCTGAATCGTGGCGCAACTTGGAAATTATGTGCAAGTTCACTTGTCGTGCCATCTGTAAAGCGTTGTTGTTACCAAAATGACCATCTACTACCAAGTATGTTAGGGGAATAAAATTAGCTACTAACTTGAATAGTGAATTAATCATCTTTTTAATTAGCAATAGTTCAGATGTGAATATCACTTCGGTTTTATTTTTGTTTTTACTCCCTTTTGGTCGTCCACGTCCACGTTTTTCTTTGGTTTTTATTTTTTCGCTTGACAACTGAATATTTGTTTTAGTATTACTCTTGATTACTTGTTCTATTTGAATCGGAAATGACTGTCTTTGCTCAACACTTACTAACGACAAGACAAAGAAAGATAGCCCTGATATAGGTTTGTTTACTAGGCTAGAGAAGAATCTATCCAACCCATAAGTCTGTTTACCCGACTTGCTGACTACAACTTCATCTCCGGCAAGCAAATATACTTCATCCTTTCGCCATAAATGTTTACGAAAAAACAGCCAAAACAATGTTGCCCAAGGTATTACTGTATGAAAAAATCTCAACATTGTCCGATAACTACCACCAATGTCTGTCCAACGAGAAATTCCCAACATGGTGGCTCGGCCGCTCATTGCTAACATGGCCATGATGATCTGGTTCATTCGGCGCATCGTCGTAGCGTTGATCTGCGGTAGCAGGCATTGTAACAGTGATAGGATGTCCAACATGGGCGAATTGTAGCTTTTGAGTTGTCGTTTGGGAAGACAACAACTCTACTACAAAGCGCCCTCTCTCTTCATACTCTTTTTTTGGCGAAGGTATTGTCATGCATATTCTGATTTATTCTTACAACTATCATCCAGAGCCAATTGGAATTGCGCCCTTGATGACTGAACTAGCAGAAGGACTGGTAGAGCGAGGTCATGAAGTACGGGTAATTACAGGAATGCCCAACTATCCTCAGCGCCAGATTTACGACGGCTACAAGGGTAAGTTGTATGTTACAGAACAAAAAAATGGCGTTAAGATTCAACGCAGCTACTTACGGATAAAATCTAAACCTAACCTGATAGACCGACTGTTATTAGAGTTAAGCTTTGTCTTTACAAGTTTGCCACAAGCTCTCAAAGGCCAGCGACCTGATGTAATTCTTTTAACAGTACCACCACTATTGGTTTGTTTACCTGCAACTTTACTCGGTTGGTTATACAATTGCCCAGTAGTATTGAATGTGCAAGATATTCTTCCGGAAGCGGCTGTACGTGTGGGGTTAATTAAAAATAAATTAATCATCCGGGCTTTTGAAGCTTTAGAAAAATTTGCTTATCGTACTGCCCATACTATCAGCGTGATTGCCGATGGTTTTGTGGATAATTTAGTTCAAAAGAATGTACCTGCAAATAAAATTGCCTGTATTCCTAATTGGGTAAATTTGAATTTTATTAGACCTTTATCCAAGCAAAACAACTCTTGGAGAAACGCTCATCAATTAGATAATAAATTTGTGGTGCTTTATTCTGGTAATATTGCTCTCACCCAAGGTTTAGAGACAGTTGTAGAAGCAGCCGTTCGCTTGCGTCATCTCAAAGATATTGCTTTTGTGATTGCTGGGGAATCGAAAGCGTTGGCAAGATTGCAGCAACATTGTCTTAATTGTGGAGCAGATAATGTTTTGCTCGTGCCGTTACAACCACGAGAAAAACTACCCCAGATGTTAGCAGCAGCAGATGTGGGTTTAATTGTACAAAAAAGCAATGTAATTTCTTTTAATATGCCTTCTAAAATACCTTTGTTGTTGGCTAGTGGTCGCCCAATAGTGGGTTCAGTTCCCGCCACTGGTACTGCTGCTAAAGCTATCCAACAAAGTGGTGGCGGCATAGTTGTTGAGCCAGAGTCACCTGAATCTTTAGCTGATGCAGTACAGAATTTATACGAAAATCCGGTTTTAGCAGCGCAGCTTGGTGACAAAGGTAGAAAGTTTGCAGTTAAAAACTATGCCTTTGAACAAGCGCTGGATAGTTATGAACAGTTATTTGCTGATGTTATTGCTAACCAAGCTACGAATTTGGATGTTTTGCCCAAATTTACTTCCAAGGAATCGCTTGCTGATATTTAATTGAGAACAAGAATAATGCCTTTGAAAGCCATCACCTTTGAGCCTGAATTAGTAAATCATGTCAAACCCCGACAAATTACCATCATCGGTGGATGTGGCAGGATGGGAAGATTTTTTCAAGAGCAACTTTCAACAGCAGGTCATAACGTTAATATTCTTGAACAAGAAGATTGGGAAGATGCAGAACAACTGTTGAGTCCAGCAGAATTAGTATTAGTATCTGTTCCTATTGCGTATACAGTTGATGTTATTAAACGTGCGGCTCA contains the following coding sequences:
- a CDS encoding EboA family metabolite traffic protein, with the translated sequence MSAVIHLDLTSINDLLRHWIVLQVTQEAVTWLDEKQEQIAKGASTRVFFTAFSAVPRYTGKNRLNLTLKDLKAASAIQTGWFPGDWTVDQAARTLLVLTLPQADVEKYLHILEQVFITADVGELVALYQALSLLPYPERLRKRAAEGVRSNMIAVFNAIALQNPYPAQYFDTLAWNQMILKALFVGSPLHLIQGLDSRANPELSRMVVDYAHERHSANRSIPAELWRLVG
- a CDS encoding TatD family hydrolase, with amino-acid sequence MMYIDPHIHMSSRTTDDYEMMRKSGIVAVIEPAFWLGQPRTTVGSFQDYFSSLVGWERFRAAQFGIKHYCTIGLNSKEANNEALAEQVMELLPLYACKEGVVAIGEIGYDDMTPAEDKYFRLQLELAKELNMLVMIHTPHRDKKAGTSRSMDVCIEHGLKPSQVIVDHNNEETVAEVLERGFWAAFTIYPNTKMGNARMVEVVREYGSVSEAGRDNVRRIIVDSSADWGVSDPLAVPKTALLMLERGIAEADVQKVCYQNALAAYSQSGQMQESDWLNSTPIDQRQLFNDNSVLRGQQPLVESRHDYALIE
- a CDS encoding transposase, which codes for MLDILSLLQCLLPQINATTMRRMNQIIMAMLAMSGRATMLGISRWTDIGGSYRTMLRFFHTVIPWATLFWLFFRKHLWRKDEVYLLAGDEVVVSKSGKQTYGLDRFFSSLVNKPISGLSFFVLSLVSVEQRQSFPIQIEQVIKSNTKTNIQLSSEKIKTKEKRGRGRPKGSKNKNKTEVIFTSELLLIKKMINSLFKLVANFIPLTYLVVDGHFGNNNALQMARQVNLHIISKLRHDSALYIPYENPDYHKRSRRKYGDKLDYSNIPDKYLSKSSIEDEIQSDIYQATLLHKEFAQALNVVILVKTNLKTNVRSHVVLFSSDLELSFEKIIDYYKLRFQIEFNFRDAKQFWGLEDFMNLRQTAVTNAANFAFFMVNLSHHLLADFRLINPGSGIIDLKAHYRGFRYIHEILKMLPEIPEPILLNQIFAKLTSLGRIHPVSTGVEPS
- the eboC gene encoding UbiA-like protein EboC (EboC, a homolog the polyprenyltransferase UbiA, belongs to system of proteins involved in the trafficking of precursor metabolites to an extracytoplasmic compartment so that the biosynthesis of certain natural products, such as scytonemin, can be completed.); the protein is MNTATSTFDRWWAYLQLMRPANIITAWADIMAGFAASGYFVFNHQFNLIPLLWLLLATTGLYGGGIVFNDVFDAQLDAKERPERPIPSGRASLSGATLLGIMLLSVGVAAAAQVSWLSAILAVAIASFALLYDAFGKHNSIFGPINMGVCRGGNLLLGASVLPMVLKEYWFLALISIVYIAAITILSRGEVHGAKLNTSVVALSLIIIVIAGLLGLGLLPNYQVIAALPFVVVFAVRVLLPFIQAVRKPTPEQIRIAVKAGVLSLIVLDSTLAAGFAGVLYGLIVLSLLPISIKLAQVFAVT
- a CDS encoding glycosyltransferase family 4 protein, with product MHILIYSYNYHPEPIGIAPLMTELAEGLVERGHEVRVITGMPNYPQRQIYDGYKGKLYVTEQKNGVKIQRSYLRIKSKPNLIDRLLLELSFVFTSLPQALKGQRPDVILLTVPPLLVCLPATLLGWLYNCPVVLNVQDILPEAAVRVGLIKNKLIIRAFEALEKFAYRTAHTISVIADGFVDNLVQKNVPANKIACIPNWVNLNFIRPLSKQNNSWRNAHQLDNKFVVLYSGNIALTQGLETVVEAAVRLRHLKDIAFVIAGESKALARLQQHCLNCGADNVLLVPLQPREKLPQMLAAADVGLIVQKSNVISFNMPSKIPLLLASGRPIVGSVPATGTAAKAIQQSGGGIVVEPESPESLADAVQNLYENPVLAAQLGDKGRKFAVKNYAFEQALDSYEQLFADVIANQATNLDVLPKFTSKESLADI
- the scyF gene encoding scytonemin biosynthesis PEP-CTERM protein ScyF (ScyF is a conserved protein in biosynthesis systems for the scytonemin, a Trp-derived cyanobacterial natural sunscreen, although it is not absolutely required.), whose product is MGLVKNLSIGIIGAGFTVLTTVAQVKAVTLTYDRSIGSPGFGPGELFVPQGIAVDSQGNTLIANGRGVNPDGTPNYNLGNKIEIFNPSGQYIGAIGSGGTGPGQFDEPTTVDFSPVTGDLYSGDVYNNRINQFDSQGNFIRSFANGEFTPLVEGRLFFGPSGLTFDKDGNVYVGDFNGERILKYTSDGQQLGVIGGTRGTAPGQFQGVAGVRISPVSGNIFVADQYNNRVQVLDPNGNPLLAFGSAGSEPGQLLQPIGIEVDDQENVYVADSINSRVQVFDKNGNFLTSFGQPALDASGNPVPPPALTGPPFGDPLDLTPGRFNWTGGTSYKDGKLYVGDFFQGRVQVLNVEDRAKVPEPNSALGLALLGLGATTVTLRKRRQQKPVITLEKA